The following coding sequences lie in one Arachis hypogaea cultivar Tifrunner chromosome 9, arahy.Tifrunner.gnm2.J5K5, whole genome shotgun sequence genomic window:
- the LOC112710623 gene encoding chitinase 10: MALFSFSSLCLTIFVIYSSLSLSAESRVSPIAPISSLISKTLFDSIFLHKDDNACPARNFYTYESFVEATSSFPAFGSTGCSATRKREVAAFLAQISHETTGGWATAPDGPYAWGLCFKEEVSPQSDYCDSSNKEWPCYPGKSYNGRGPIQLSWNYNYGPAGKALGFDGLKNPDIVSNNSVIAFKTALWFWMTEQKPKPSCHNVMVGNYVPTASDRAANRTLGFGLVTNIINGGLECGVPDDARVNDRIGYFQRYAKLFNVDTGPNLDCAYQKSF; this comes from the exons ATGGCATTATTCTCATTCTCCTCACTCTGCCTCACAATTTTTGTCATCTATTCTTCTTTATCTCTATCTGCTGAATCACGTGTCTCACCAATTGCACCAATCTCTTCTCTTATTAGCAAAACCCTTTTCGActcaatttttttacataaagatGACAATGCTTGCCCTGCTAGAAACTTTTACACTTATGAATCCTTCGTTGAGGCAACCTCGAGCTTCCCCGCGTTCGGCTCGACCGGATGCTCGGCCACACGGAAGCGCGAGGTTGCCGCATTTCTTGCACAGATCTCACATGAAACCACAGGTGGTTGGGCTACTGCACCTGATGGACCATATGCTTGGGGGCTGTGCTTCAAGGAAGAAGTTAGTCCTCAAAGTGATTATTGTGATTCCTCCAACAAAGAATGGCCCTGTTATCCTGGAAAGAGTTACAACGGCAGAGGACCAATTCAACTTTCctg GAATTACAACTATGGGCCAGCAGGGAAGGCCTTGGGATTCGATGGTCTTAAGAACCCAGACATTGTGTCAAACAATTCAGTAATTGCATTCAAAACAGCACTCTGGTTTTGGATGACAGAGCAGAAACCAAAACCTTCTTGCCACAACGTCATGGTTGGGAATTACGTGCCAACAGCATCTGATAGAGCAGCAAATAGAACCTTAGGGTTTGGGTTGGTTACTAACATAATCAATGGTGGACTTGAATGTGGAGTTCCAGATGATGCAAGAGTCAATGATCGGATTGGGTACTTTCAAAGATATGCTAAGTTGTTTAATGTAGATACTGGACCTAACTTGGATTGTGCATATCAGAAATCCTTCTAA